One window of the Lynx canadensis isolate LIC74 chromosome D3, mLynCan4.pri.v2, whole genome shotgun sequence genome contains the following:
- the SF3A1 gene encoding splicing factor 3A subunit 1: MPAGPVQAVPPPPPAATEPKQPTEEEASSKEDSTPSKPVVGIIYPPPEVRNIVDKTASFVARNGPEFEARIRQNEINNPKFNFLNPNDPYHAYYRHKVSEFKEGKAQEPSAAIPKVMQQQQQATQQQLPQKVQAQVIQETIVPKEPPPEFEFIADPPSISAFDLDVVKLTAQFVARNGRQFLTQLMQKEQRNYQFDFLRPQHSLFNYFTKLVEQYTKILIPPKGLFTKLKKEAENPREVLDQVCYRVEWAKFQERERKKEEEEKEKERVAYAQIDWHDFVVVETVDFQPNEQGNFPPPTTPEELGARILIQERYEKFGESEEVEMEVESDEEDEKQEKTEEPPSQLDQDTQVQDMDEGSDDEEEGQKVPPPPETPMPPPLPPTPDQVIVRKDYDPKASKPLPPAPAPDEYLVSPITGEKIPASKMQEHMRIGLLDPRWLEQRDRSIREKQSDDEVYAPGLDIESSLKQLAERRTDIFGVEETAIGKKIGEEEIQKPEEKVTWDGHSGSMARTQQAAQANITLQEQIEAIHKAKGLVPEDDTKEKIGPSKPNELPQQPPPPSSATNIPSSAPPITSVPRPPAMPPPVRTTVVSAVPVMPRPPMASVVRLPPGSVIAPMPPIIHAPRINVVPMPPSAPPIMAPRPPPMIVPTAFVPAPPVAPVPAPAPMPPVHPPPPMEDEPASKKLKTEDSLVPEEEFLRRNKGPVSIKVQVPNMQDKTEWKLNGQVLVFTLPLTDQVSVIKVKIHEATGMPAGKQKLQYEGIFIKDSNSLAYYNMANGAVIHLALKERGGRKK, encoded by the exons AAATGGACCTGAATTTGAAGCTAGGATACGACAGAATGAGATCAACAATCCCAAGTTTAACTTCTTGAACCCCAATGACCCTTACCATGCCTACTACCGCCACAAGGTCAGCGAGTTCAAGGAGGGGAAGGCTCAGGAGCCCTCGGCTGCCAtccccaaggtcatgcagcagcagcagcaggccaCCCAGCAGCAGCTGCCCCAGAAG GTCCAAGCCCAGGTAATCCAAGAGACCATCGTGCCCAAAGAGCCCCCTCCTGAGTTTGAGTTCATCGCAGACCCCCCCTCCATCTCAGCCTTCGACCTGGATGTGGTGAAGCTGACGGCTCAGTTTGTGGCCAGGAATGGCCGCCAGTTTCTGACCCAGCTGATGCAGAAAGAACAGCGCAACTACCAGTTTGACTTCCTCCGCCCTCAGCACAGCCTTTTCAACTACTTCACGAAGCTGGTGGAGCAGTACACCAAG ATCTTGATTCCACCTAAAGGGTTATTTACAAAGCTCAAGAAAGAGGCTGAGAATCCCCGAGAAGTTTTGGACCAG gtGTGTTACCGGGTGGAGTGGGCCAAGTTCCAGGAgcgagagaggaagaaggaagaagaggaaaaggagaaggagcgGGTCGCGTATGCACAGATCGACTGGCATGATTTTGTTGTGGTAGAAACAGTAGACTTCCAACCCAATGAGCAAG GAAACTTCCCTCCCCCTACCACGCCGGAGGAGCTGGGGGCCCGAATCCTTATTCAGGAGCGCTATGAGAAGTTCGGGGAAAGTGAAGAGGTTGAGATGGAGGTCGAGTCTGATGAGGAggatgagaaacaagaaaaaacgGAGGAGCCTCCTTCCCAGTTGGACCAGGACACCCAAGTGCAAGACATGGATGAG GGTTCAGATGATGAAGAAGAAGGGCAGaaagtgcccccacccccagagacaCCCatgcctcctcctctgcccccgaCTCCAGACCAAGTCATTGTTCGGAAGGATTATGACCCTAAAG cttccaagcccctgcctccagcccctgcaCCAGATGAATATCTCGTGTCTCCCATCACGGGGGAGAAGATCCCTGCCAGCAAAATGCAGGAACACATGCGCATCGGGCTTCTCGATCCCCGCTGGCTGGAGCAGCGAGACCGCTCCATCCGTGAGAAGCAGAGCGATGATGAGGTGTATGCACCAG GTCTGGATATCGAAAGCAGCTTGAAACAGTTGGCTGAGCGGCGTACTGACATCTTCGGTGTAGAGGAAACAGCTATTGGTAAGAAGATTGGTGAGGAGGAGAtccagaagccagaggaaaag GTGACCTGGGACGGTCACTCAGGCAGCATGGCGCGGACCCAGCAGGCTGCCCAGGCCAATATCACCCTCCAGGAGCAGATTGAGGCCATCCACAAGGCCAAGGGCCTAGTGCCAGAGGATGATACGAAGGAGAAGATTGGTCCCAGCAAACCCAATGAACTTCCTCAGCAGCCACCACCTCCATCTTCAGCCACCAACATTcctagctctgcccctcccattaCCTCTGTGCCTCGGCCACCCGCA ATGCCACCTCCTGTTCGTACCACGGTTGTGTCTGCAGTACCTGTCATGCCCCGCCCCCCGATGGCATCAGTGGTCCGACTACCCCCAGGCTCAGTGATTGCCCCCATGCCGCCAATCATCCATGCACCCAGGATCAATGTGGTGCCCatgcctccctcagcccctcctatCATGgcaccccgcccaccccccatGATTGTGCCAACAG CATTTGTGCCTGCTCCTCCTGTGGCACCTGTCCCAGCTCCAGCCCCCATGCCCCctgtccaccccccacctcccatggAGGATGAGCCTGCCTCCaagaaactgaagacagaggacagccTTGTGCCTGAGGAGGAGTTCCTACGCAGAAATAAG GGTCCAGTGTCCATCAAAGTCCAAGTGCCCAACATGCAGGATAAGACTGAATGGAAACTGAATGGACAAGTTCTGGTCTTCACCCTCCCTCTGACAGATCAG gTCTCTGTCATCAAGGTGAAGATTCACGAAGCCACGGGTATGCCCGCAGGGAAACAGAAGCTGCAGTATGAG GGCATTTTCATCAAGGATTCCAACTCACTGGCTTACTACAACATGGCCAATGGCGCTGTCATCCACCTGGCCCTCAAGGAGAGAGGCGGGAGGAAGAAGTAG